One genomic window of Paramormyrops kingsleyae isolate MSU_618 chromosome 20, PKINGS_0.4, whole genome shotgun sequence includes the following:
- the LOC111848320 gene encoding neurotrypsin isoform X1, whose translation MCSRTDAMVLGSYFALMLAYSCGLRVRAEVITEDSYLNTLRSTAPLSCSEGFTELGYYNGSVSQTDSGLPCLRWTEFPDYVQQYPGRGLGDHSYCRNPDRESNPWCFFRQSSGAVGWAYCDCHQGAARLVGSSSPRSGRLEVYLNGQWGAVCDTHLTDRDASVICSQLGLGDIGTALQHSYFGPGTGLFHYERLGCRGNENSLLECRSRKFVTGDCNHGNEASVVCAPPEGNGAPLRLVGGLEEFEGRVEVYYNGRWGTVCDDKWDDVDAEVVCRQLGLGGIPKAWSWAHFGQGSGPIMLDAVQCSGNELSLDECAHGGWEQHNCDHMEDAGVSCSPYTDGVVRLVGADSPWEGRLEVFHAGDWGTICSRNWTGLQAQVVCRQLGFRGRAEVAPDGTFGEGAGLILLDGVRCTGTELSLLDCEHGVWGRHDCKHTQDVGVHCEDGAETNHIPAGPPVSGPLIRLVGGRSRKEGRVEVLVDGQWGVVCEDGWNDRTAQVICRQLGFGGVSKARPGEYFREESRAVRWGRVRCSGREAALGDCPVRGHGVLDCKSGGPGVTCDHTPGTEDVGAEEGRQSCGMRPQILHRGKRTEAEEESLESLSESWPWQVSLWPVSQPTGGHPLCIATLIDPCWALTAAHCFKRFGRDPSSYLMQLGGLGPRARSLTPERIIIHEKYRSAPAQGWEYDIALLKLPGAEGRCVTFDLRRNAACLPATWMEARHQRPDVCIITGRPASDSGRPSSALQSWAPLLPAWKCKDRYGDRYSSRMLCVGSLPAGRRAEACHADDGGPLVCHGEGGRWILTGVVSWGRGCADPVFPGVYTPVARFLHWIEQVTGHPAEI comes from the exons ATGTGCAGCCGGACGGACGCGATGGTTCTGGGCAGCTACTTCGCGCTGATGCTGGCGTACAGCTGCGGGCTGCGGGTCCGAGCGGAG GTAATCACTGAAGACAGCTACTTAAACACACTGCGGAGCACAG cccccctatCCTGCTCCGAGGGCTTCACTGAGCTTGGCTACTACAACGGCTCGGTGTCGCAGACGGACTCCGGGCTGCCCTGCCTGCGCTGGACCGAGTTCCCCGACTACGTGCAGCAGTACCCGGGCCGGGGGCTGGGCGACCACAGCTACTGCCGGAACCCGGACCGCGAATCCAACCCCTGGTGTTTTTTCCGGCAGAGCTCGGGCGCCGTCGGCTGGGCTTACTGTGACTGCCACCAGG GTGCAGCCCGGCTGGTAGGCAGCTCCTCCCCCAGGAGTGGGCGTCTGGAGGTGTACCTGAATGGCCAGTGGGGGGCCGTGTGTGACACCCACCTGACGGACCGCGACGCCAGCGTCATCTGCAGCCAGCTGGGCTTGGG AGATATCGGCACGGCGCTCCAGCACTCCTATTTCGGGCCTGGCACTGGTCTCTTCCACTATGAGCGACTGGGCTGCCGTGGTAACGAGAACTCGCTGCTGGAGTGCCGGAGCAGGAAGTTTGTCACGGGAGACTGTAACCATGGGAACGAGGCCAGCGTGGTGTGCGCCCCGCCTGAAG GTAACGGCGCCCCCCTGAGGCTGGTGGGAGGTCTGGAGGAGTTTGAGGGCCGCGTGGAGGTGTACTACAATGGCAGGTGGGGCACCGTCTGCGATGACAAGTGGGACGACGTCGACGCAGAGGTGGTGTGCAGGCAGCTGGGGCTGGG GGGCATCCCGAAGGCCTGGTCCTGGGCCCACTTTGGCCAGGGTTCGGGCCCCATCATGCTGGATGCGGTACAGTGCTCCGGGAACGAGCTTTCCCTGGATGAGTGTGCCCATGGCGGCTGGGAGCAGCACAACTGCGACCACATGGAGGACGCTGGGGTGTCCTGCAGCCCCTACACCG ATGGGGTGGTGCGGCTGGTGGGGGCCGACAGCCCCTGGGAGGGCCGCCTTGAGGTGTTCCATGCCGGCGACTGGGGCACCATCTGCAGCCGCAACTGGACCGGCCTCCAGGCCCAGGTCGTGTGCCGGCAGCTGGGCTTCAG AGGGCGAGCTGAGGTGGCCCCAGATGGCACATTCGGCGAGGGTGCGGGCCTGATCCTGCTGGACGGTGTGCGCTGTACGGGCACTGAGCTCTCCCTGCTGGACTGCGAGCACGGTGTGTGGGGCCGGCACGACTGCAAGCACACCCAGGACGTGGGGGTGCACTGTGAAGACGGAGCGGAGACCAATCATATCCCGGCTGGCCCACCAGTCTCAG GCCCTCTGATCCGCCTGGTCGGCGGAAGGAGCCGGAAGGAGGGTCGTGTGGAGGTACTGGTGGACGGTCAGTGGGGCGTTGTGTGTGAAGACGGCTGGAACGATCGCACCGCCCAGGTCATCTGCCGGCAGCTGGGGTTCGG CGGCGTCTCCAAGGCCCGCCCTGGGGAGTACTTCAGAGAGGAGAGCAGGGCTGTGCGCTGGGGCCGCGTGCGCTGCTCGGGACGAGAGGCCGCGCTGGGGGACTGCCCCGTCAGAGGGCACGGTGTCCTCGACTGCAAGAGCGGTGGCCCAGGTGTGACCTGCGATCACACACCAGGGACAGAGGACGTCGGTGCTGAGGAGGGCCGACAGTCATGTGGCATGAGGCCTCAGATCCTACACCGTGGGAAGAGGACCGAGGCAGAGGAGGAATCCCTGGAGTCACTGAG TGAGTCGTGGCCCTGGCAGGTCTCCCTCTGGCCGGTGTCCCAGCCCACAGGGGGCCACCCGCTCTGCATCGCCACTCTCATAGATCCCTGCTGGGCTCTGACTGCAGCGCACTGTTTCAAGAG GTTTGGCAGGGATCCCTCCAGCTACCTGATGCAGCTGGGTGGCCTCGGTCCCAGGGCCCGCAGCCTGACCCCTGAGCGCATCATCATCCACGAGAAGTACCGGAGCGCCCCCGCACAGGGCTGGGAGTATGACATCGCCCTCCTGAAGCTGCCGGGGGCGGAGGGCAGATGCGTGACGTTCGACCTGCGCAGGAACGCGGCCTGCCTCCCCGCCACCTGGATGGAGGCCAGGCACCAGCGGCCGGACGTCTGCATCATCACGGGCCGGCCTGCCTCAG ACTCGGGACGCCCCAGCAGTGCCCTCCAGTCTTGGGCACCGCTCCTGCCAGCTTGGAAGTGCAAGGATCGCTATGGCGACCGTTACTCCAGCCGCATGCTATGTGTGGGCAGCCTGCCAGCCGGCCGGCGGGCGGAGGCATGCCACGCCGACGACGGCGGACCCCTGGTGTGCCACGGCGAAGGCGGGCGCTGGATTCTCACGGGGGTTGTCTCTTGGGGCCGCGGCTGCGCCGATCCAGTCTTTCCGGGGGTGTACACACCTGTGGCCCGCTTCCTGCACTGGATCGAGCAGGTCACAGGCCACCCTGCAGAGATCTGA
- the LOC111848320 gene encoding neurotrypsin isoform X2 gives MCSRTDAMVLGSYFALMLAYSCGLRVRAEVITEDSYLNTLRSTGAARLVGSSSPRSGRLEVYLNGQWGAVCDTHLTDRDASVICSQLGLGDIGTALQHSYFGPGTGLFHYERLGCRGNENSLLECRSRKFVTGDCNHGNEASVVCAPPEGNGAPLRLVGGLEEFEGRVEVYYNGRWGTVCDDKWDDVDAEVVCRQLGLGGIPKAWSWAHFGQGSGPIMLDAVQCSGNELSLDECAHGGWEQHNCDHMEDAGVSCSPYTDGVVRLVGADSPWEGRLEVFHAGDWGTICSRNWTGLQAQVVCRQLGFRGRAEVAPDGTFGEGAGLILLDGVRCTGTELSLLDCEHGVWGRHDCKHTQDVGVHCEDGAETNHIPAGPPVSGPLIRLVGGRSRKEGRVEVLVDGQWGVVCEDGWNDRTAQVICRQLGFGGVSKARPGEYFREESRAVRWGRVRCSGREAALGDCPVRGHGVLDCKSGGPGVTCDHTPGTEDVGAEEGRQSCGMRPQILHRGKRTEAEEESLESLSESWPWQVSLWPVSQPTGGHPLCIATLIDPCWALTAAHCFKRFGRDPSSYLMQLGGLGPRARSLTPERIIIHEKYRSAPAQGWEYDIALLKLPGAEGRCVTFDLRRNAACLPATWMEARHQRPDVCIITGRPASDSGRPSSALQSWAPLLPAWKCKDRYGDRYSSRMLCVGSLPAGRRAEACHADDGGPLVCHGEGGRWILTGVVSWGRGCADPVFPGVYTPVARFLHWIEQVTGHPAEI, from the exons ATGTGCAGCCGGACGGACGCGATGGTTCTGGGCAGCTACTTCGCGCTGATGCTGGCGTACAGCTGCGGGCTGCGGGTCCGAGCGGAG GTAATCACTGAAGACAGCTACTTAAACACACTGCGGAGCACAG GTGCAGCCCGGCTGGTAGGCAGCTCCTCCCCCAGGAGTGGGCGTCTGGAGGTGTACCTGAATGGCCAGTGGGGGGCCGTGTGTGACACCCACCTGACGGACCGCGACGCCAGCGTCATCTGCAGCCAGCTGGGCTTGGG AGATATCGGCACGGCGCTCCAGCACTCCTATTTCGGGCCTGGCACTGGTCTCTTCCACTATGAGCGACTGGGCTGCCGTGGTAACGAGAACTCGCTGCTGGAGTGCCGGAGCAGGAAGTTTGTCACGGGAGACTGTAACCATGGGAACGAGGCCAGCGTGGTGTGCGCCCCGCCTGAAG GTAACGGCGCCCCCCTGAGGCTGGTGGGAGGTCTGGAGGAGTTTGAGGGCCGCGTGGAGGTGTACTACAATGGCAGGTGGGGCACCGTCTGCGATGACAAGTGGGACGACGTCGACGCAGAGGTGGTGTGCAGGCAGCTGGGGCTGGG GGGCATCCCGAAGGCCTGGTCCTGGGCCCACTTTGGCCAGGGTTCGGGCCCCATCATGCTGGATGCGGTACAGTGCTCCGGGAACGAGCTTTCCCTGGATGAGTGTGCCCATGGCGGCTGGGAGCAGCACAACTGCGACCACATGGAGGACGCTGGGGTGTCCTGCAGCCCCTACACCG ATGGGGTGGTGCGGCTGGTGGGGGCCGACAGCCCCTGGGAGGGCCGCCTTGAGGTGTTCCATGCCGGCGACTGGGGCACCATCTGCAGCCGCAACTGGACCGGCCTCCAGGCCCAGGTCGTGTGCCGGCAGCTGGGCTTCAG AGGGCGAGCTGAGGTGGCCCCAGATGGCACATTCGGCGAGGGTGCGGGCCTGATCCTGCTGGACGGTGTGCGCTGTACGGGCACTGAGCTCTCCCTGCTGGACTGCGAGCACGGTGTGTGGGGCCGGCACGACTGCAAGCACACCCAGGACGTGGGGGTGCACTGTGAAGACGGAGCGGAGACCAATCATATCCCGGCTGGCCCACCAGTCTCAG GCCCTCTGATCCGCCTGGTCGGCGGAAGGAGCCGGAAGGAGGGTCGTGTGGAGGTACTGGTGGACGGTCAGTGGGGCGTTGTGTGTGAAGACGGCTGGAACGATCGCACCGCCCAGGTCATCTGCCGGCAGCTGGGGTTCGG CGGCGTCTCCAAGGCCCGCCCTGGGGAGTACTTCAGAGAGGAGAGCAGGGCTGTGCGCTGGGGCCGCGTGCGCTGCTCGGGACGAGAGGCCGCGCTGGGGGACTGCCCCGTCAGAGGGCACGGTGTCCTCGACTGCAAGAGCGGTGGCCCAGGTGTGACCTGCGATCACACACCAGGGACAGAGGACGTCGGTGCTGAGGAGGGCCGACAGTCATGTGGCATGAGGCCTCAGATCCTACACCGTGGGAAGAGGACCGAGGCAGAGGAGGAATCCCTGGAGTCACTGAG TGAGTCGTGGCCCTGGCAGGTCTCCCTCTGGCCGGTGTCCCAGCCCACAGGGGGCCACCCGCTCTGCATCGCCACTCTCATAGATCCCTGCTGGGCTCTGACTGCAGCGCACTGTTTCAAGAG GTTTGGCAGGGATCCCTCCAGCTACCTGATGCAGCTGGGTGGCCTCGGTCCCAGGGCCCGCAGCCTGACCCCTGAGCGCATCATCATCCACGAGAAGTACCGGAGCGCCCCCGCACAGGGCTGGGAGTATGACATCGCCCTCCTGAAGCTGCCGGGGGCGGAGGGCAGATGCGTGACGTTCGACCTGCGCAGGAACGCGGCCTGCCTCCCCGCCACCTGGATGGAGGCCAGGCACCAGCGGCCGGACGTCTGCATCATCACGGGCCGGCCTGCCTCAG ACTCGGGACGCCCCAGCAGTGCCCTCCAGTCTTGGGCACCGCTCCTGCCAGCTTGGAAGTGCAAGGATCGCTATGGCGACCGTTACTCCAGCCGCATGCTATGTGTGGGCAGCCTGCCAGCCGGCCGGCGGGCGGAGGCATGCCACGCCGACGACGGCGGACCCCTGGTGTGCCACGGCGAAGGCGGGCGCTGGATTCTCACGGGGGTTGTCTCTTGGGGCCGCGGCTGCGCCGATCCAGTCTTTCCGGGGGTGTACACACCTGTGGCCCGCTTCCTGCACTGGATCGAGCAGGTCACAGGCCACCCTGCAGAGATCTGA